The proteins below are encoded in one region of Mus caroli chromosome 10, CAROLI_EIJ_v1.1, whole genome shotgun sequence:
- the Adamtsl5 gene encoding ADAMTS-like protein 5 isoform X1: MTHMLAGGQAFWRWGEAAATSIVFRDKRTQRGLATVEQPARAEMAVHPDPALHRLLGTLCSLRPRLFPLLPFLLWTLLSCDLRGAAQGPGEWTPWGSWSRCSSSCGRGVSVRRRHCVRLPGEELCWGDSHEYRVCQLPDCPPGTTPFRDLQCSLYNGHPVLDTQKTYQWVPFHGAPNVCDLNCLAEGHAFYHSFGRVLDGTPCTPGTQGLCVAGRCLSAGCDGILGSGTLEDRCGLCGGANDSCLFVQRVFRDAGAFAGYWNVTLIPEGARHIRVAQRSHNHLALVTRGGHYVLNGDGVLSPPGTYEAAGTRVVYTRSAGPEETLQATGPTSQELLLQVLLREPNPGVHFEFWLPRERYGPFQAQVQALGWPLRQPQPREVEPQPAETPVVPEAIPARVASLPPDPCGPCPDSRGRAHRLLHYCGSDFVFQARVLGRHRQAQETRYEVRVLLIYKSRTPLRTREYVWAPGHCPCPPLAPHREYLLAARRLVSPDGTQDRLLLPHAGYARLWSPAEDSRVRLAARRCPV, from the exons ATGACCCACATGTTGGCAGGAGGCCAG GCTTTCTGGAGATGGGGCGAGGCTGCTGCTACCTCaattgtttttagagacaagagGACCCAGAGAGGTTTGGCTACTGTCgaacagccagccagggctgagaTGGCAGTTCACCCTGACCCTGCTCTTCACCGCCtcttgggaaccctgtgctccctCAGACCCCGCCTCTTCCCGCTTCTTCCGTTCTTGCTGTGGACTCTCCTGAGCTGTGATTTGAGGGGTGCTGCCCAG GGTCCCGGAGAGTGGACGCCCTGGGGGTCTTGGAGCAGGTGTTCCAGCTCGTGTGGTCGGGGCGTCTCAGTGCGCAGACGCCACTGCGTCCG ACTTCCCGGAGAGGAACTTTGCTGGGGCGACAGCCATGAATACCGGGTGTGCCAGCTGCCG GACTGCCCTCCAGGGACCACACCATTCCGAGACCTGCAGTGTTCTCTTTACAATGGCCACCCTGTCCTGGACACCCAGAAAACCTACCAGTGGGTGCCCTTCCACGGGG CGCCCAATGTGTGTGACCTCAACTGCCTAGCTGAAGGCCACGCCTTCTACCACAGCTTTGGCCGCGTGCTGGATGGCACCCCCTGTACCCCGGGGACTCAGGGTCTCTGCGTGGCAGGCCGCTGTCTG AGCGCAGGCTGTGACGGGATACTGGGTTCCGGCACCCTCGAGGACCGCTGCGGCCTCTGTGGTGGCGCTAACGACTCTTGCCTGTTCGTGCAGCGCGTGTTCCGCGACGCCG GTGCCTTCGCCGGCTACTGGAACGTGACTTTGATCCCCGAGGGCGCCAGGCACATCCGCGTAGCACAGCGCAGCCACAACCACCTGG CGCTGGTTACCCGCGGCGGGCACTACGTGCTCAACGGTGATGGGGTGCTCAGCCCGCCTGGCACCTACGAGGCTGCGGGCACCCGAGTGGTTTACACCCGCAGTGCGGGCCCGGAGGAGACTCTACAGGCGACCGGCCCCACCTCCCAGGAACTGTTGTTACAG GTGCTGCTGAGGGAGCCCAACCCAGGAGTGCACTTCGAGTTCTGGCTGCCCCGGGAGCGCTATGGCCCCTTCCAGGCTCAGGTGCAGGCCCTGGGCTGGCCCCTGCGACAGCCTCAGCCTCGGGAGGTGGAGCCACAGCCTGCAGAGACTCCTGTAGTCCCCGAGGCCATTCCTGCCCGTGTTGCATCCCTGCCACCAG ACCCCTGCGGGCCATGCCCCGACAGCCGTGGTCGCGCACACCGGCTTCTTCACTACTGTGGCAGCGACTTTG TGTTCCAGGCCCGTGTGCTGGGCCGCCACCGCCAGGCCCAGGAGACCCGCTACGAAGTGCGGGTCTTGCTCATCTACAAAAGCCGCACGCCTCTGCGTACTCGAGAGTATGTATGGGCACCAGGCCACTGTCCGTGCCCACCACTGGCCCCACACCGAGAATACCTGTTGGCTGCCAGGCGACTCGTCAGCCCTGATGGCACGCAGGATCGGCTACTGCTGCCTCACGCTGGCTATGCTCGACTCTGGAGTCCTGCGGAGGACAGCAGAGTTCGGCTGGCTGCCCGGCGCTGTCCAGTCTAA
- the Adamtsl5 gene encoding ADAMTS-like protein 5 isoform X3, with amino-acid sequence MGKLKPGEMEWLVSGHPERPRLFPLLPFLLWTLLSCDLRGAAQGPGEWTPWGSWSRCSSSCGRGVSVRRRHCVRLPGEELCWGDSHEYRVCQLPDCPPGTTPFRDLQCSLYNGHPVLDTQKTYQWVPFHGAPNVCDLNCLAEGHAFYHSFGRVLDGTPCTPGTQGLCVAGRCLSAGCDGILGSGTLEDRCGLCGGANDSCLFVQRVFRDAGAFAGYWNVTLIPEGARHIRVAQRSHNHLALVTRGGHYVLNGDGVLSPPGTYEAAGTRVVYTRSAGPEETLQATGPTSQELLLQVLLREPNPGVHFEFWLPRERYGPFQAQVQALGWPLRQPQPREVEPQPAETPVVPEAIPARVASLPPDPCGPCPDSRGRAHRLLHYCGSDFVFQARVLGRHRQAQETRYEVRVLLIYKSRTPLRTREYVWAPGHCPCPPLAPHREYLLAARRLVSPDGTQDRLLLPHAGYARLWSPAEDSRVRLAARRCPV; translated from the exons atggggaaactgaagccTGGAGAAATGGAATGGTTGGTTTCTGGCCACCCAGAAAG ACCCCGCCTCTTCCCGCTTCTTCCGTTCTTGCTGTGGACTCTCCTGAGCTGTGATTTGAGGGGTGCTGCCCAG GGTCCCGGAGAGTGGACGCCCTGGGGGTCTTGGAGCAGGTGTTCCAGCTCGTGTGGTCGGGGCGTCTCAGTGCGCAGACGCCACTGCGTCCG ACTTCCCGGAGAGGAACTTTGCTGGGGCGACAGCCATGAATACCGGGTGTGCCAGCTGCCG GACTGCCCTCCAGGGACCACACCATTCCGAGACCTGCAGTGTTCTCTTTACAATGGCCACCCTGTCCTGGACACCCAGAAAACCTACCAGTGGGTGCCCTTCCACGGGG CGCCCAATGTGTGTGACCTCAACTGCCTAGCTGAAGGCCACGCCTTCTACCACAGCTTTGGCCGCGTGCTGGATGGCACCCCCTGTACCCCGGGGACTCAGGGTCTCTGCGTGGCAGGCCGCTGTCTG AGCGCAGGCTGTGACGGGATACTGGGTTCCGGCACCCTCGAGGACCGCTGCGGCCTCTGTGGTGGCGCTAACGACTCTTGCCTGTTCGTGCAGCGCGTGTTCCGCGACGCCG GTGCCTTCGCCGGCTACTGGAACGTGACTTTGATCCCCGAGGGCGCCAGGCACATCCGCGTAGCACAGCGCAGCCACAACCACCTGG CGCTGGTTACCCGCGGCGGGCACTACGTGCTCAACGGTGATGGGGTGCTCAGCCCGCCTGGCACCTACGAGGCTGCGGGCACCCGAGTGGTTTACACCCGCAGTGCGGGCCCGGAGGAGACTCTACAGGCGACCGGCCCCACCTCCCAGGAACTGTTGTTACAG GTGCTGCTGAGGGAGCCCAACCCAGGAGTGCACTTCGAGTTCTGGCTGCCCCGGGAGCGCTATGGCCCCTTCCAGGCTCAGGTGCAGGCCCTGGGCTGGCCCCTGCGACAGCCTCAGCCTCGGGAGGTGGAGCCACAGCCTGCAGAGACTCCTGTAGTCCCCGAGGCCATTCCTGCCCGTGTTGCATCCCTGCCACCAG ACCCCTGCGGGCCATGCCCCGACAGCCGTGGTCGCGCACACCGGCTTCTTCACTACTGTGGCAGCGACTTTG TGTTCCAGGCCCGTGTGCTGGGCCGCCACCGCCAGGCCCAGGAGACCCGCTACGAAGTGCGGGTCTTGCTCATCTACAAAAGCCGCACGCCTCTGCGTACTCGAGAGTATGTATGGGCACCAGGCCACTGTCCGTGCCCACCACTGGCCCCACACCGAGAATACCTGTTGGCTGCCAGGCGACTCGTCAGCCCTGATGGCACGCAGGATCGGCTACTGCTGCCTCACGCTGGCTATGCTCGACTCTGGAGTCCTGCGGAGGACAGCAGAGTTCGGCTGGCTGCCCGGCGCTGTCCAGTCTAA
- the Adamtsl5 gene encoding ADAMTS-like protein 5 isoform X2: protein MAVHPDPALHRLLGTLCSLRPRLFPLLPFLLWTLLSCDLRGAAQGPGEWTPWGSWSRCSSSCGRGVSVRRRHCVRLPGEELCWGDSHEYRVCQLPDCPPGTTPFRDLQCSLYNGHPVLDTQKTYQWVPFHGAPNVCDLNCLAEGHAFYHSFGRVLDGTPCTPGTQGLCVAGRCLSAGCDGILGSGTLEDRCGLCGGANDSCLFVQRVFRDAGAFAGYWNVTLIPEGARHIRVAQRSHNHLALVTRGGHYVLNGDGVLSPPGTYEAAGTRVVYTRSAGPEETLQATGPTSQELLLQVLLREPNPGVHFEFWLPRERYGPFQAQVQALGWPLRQPQPREVEPQPAETPVVPEAIPARVASLPPDPCGPCPDSRGRAHRLLHYCGSDFVFQARVLGRHRQAQETRYEVRVLLIYKSRTPLRTREYVWAPGHCPCPPLAPHREYLLAARRLVSPDGTQDRLLLPHAGYARLWSPAEDSRVRLAARRCPV, encoded by the exons aTGGCAGTTCACCCTGACCCTGCTCTTCACCGCCtcttgggaaccctgtgctccctCAGACCCCGCCTCTTCCCGCTTCTTCCGTTCTTGCTGTGGACTCTCCTGAGCTGTGATTTGAGGGGTGCTGCCCAG GGTCCCGGAGAGTGGACGCCCTGGGGGTCTTGGAGCAGGTGTTCCAGCTCGTGTGGTCGGGGCGTCTCAGTGCGCAGACGCCACTGCGTCCG ACTTCCCGGAGAGGAACTTTGCTGGGGCGACAGCCATGAATACCGGGTGTGCCAGCTGCCG GACTGCCCTCCAGGGACCACACCATTCCGAGACCTGCAGTGTTCTCTTTACAATGGCCACCCTGTCCTGGACACCCAGAAAACCTACCAGTGGGTGCCCTTCCACGGGG CGCCCAATGTGTGTGACCTCAACTGCCTAGCTGAAGGCCACGCCTTCTACCACAGCTTTGGCCGCGTGCTGGATGGCACCCCCTGTACCCCGGGGACTCAGGGTCTCTGCGTGGCAGGCCGCTGTCTG AGCGCAGGCTGTGACGGGATACTGGGTTCCGGCACCCTCGAGGACCGCTGCGGCCTCTGTGGTGGCGCTAACGACTCTTGCCTGTTCGTGCAGCGCGTGTTCCGCGACGCCG GTGCCTTCGCCGGCTACTGGAACGTGACTTTGATCCCCGAGGGCGCCAGGCACATCCGCGTAGCACAGCGCAGCCACAACCACCTGG CGCTGGTTACCCGCGGCGGGCACTACGTGCTCAACGGTGATGGGGTGCTCAGCCCGCCTGGCACCTACGAGGCTGCGGGCACCCGAGTGGTTTACACCCGCAGTGCGGGCCCGGAGGAGACTCTACAGGCGACCGGCCCCACCTCCCAGGAACTGTTGTTACAG GTGCTGCTGAGGGAGCCCAACCCAGGAGTGCACTTCGAGTTCTGGCTGCCCCGGGAGCGCTATGGCCCCTTCCAGGCTCAGGTGCAGGCCCTGGGCTGGCCCCTGCGACAGCCTCAGCCTCGGGAGGTGGAGCCACAGCCTGCAGAGACTCCTGTAGTCCCCGAGGCCATTCCTGCCCGTGTTGCATCCCTGCCACCAG ACCCCTGCGGGCCATGCCCCGACAGCCGTGGTCGCGCACACCGGCTTCTTCACTACTGTGGCAGCGACTTTG TGTTCCAGGCCCGTGTGCTGGGCCGCCACCGCCAGGCCCAGGAGACCCGCTACGAAGTGCGGGTCTTGCTCATCTACAAAAGCCGCACGCCTCTGCGTACTCGAGAGTATGTATGGGCACCAGGCCACTGTCCGTGCCCACCACTGGCCCCACACCGAGAATACCTGTTGGCTGCCAGGCGACTCGTCAGCCCTGATGGCACGCAGGATCGGCTACTGCTGCCTCACGCTGGCTATGCTCGACTCTGGAGTCCTGCGGAGGACAGCAGAGTTCGGCTGGCTGCCCGGCGCTGTCCAGTCTAA
- the Plk5 gene encoding inactive serine/threonine-protein kinase PLK5: protein MEPRSRQRRSRQLVATFLRDPGSGRVYRRGKLIGKGAFSRCYKLTDMSTSAVFALKVVPRGGAGRLRLRGKVEREIALHSRLRHRNIVAFHAHFADRDHVYMVLEYCSRQSLAHVLKVRRTLTEPEVRYYLRGLVSGLRYLHQQRIVHRDLKPSNFFLNKNMEVKIGDLGLAARVGPAGRCHRVLCGTPNFQAPEVVSRNGHSCKSDIWALGCIMYTVLTGTPPFAAAPLSEMYQNIRDGHYLEPTHLSPSARSLIARLLAPDPAERPSLDHLLQDDFFSQGFTPERLPPHSCHSPPVFAFPPPLGRLFRKVGQLLLTQCRPPCPFTSKEASGPEEEGTEPDHMEASNEERDPLCTEGRIHLLTLGTPRTGLAGPKGSLALQLEVATRKLFLCLDAGPMAGQEPPGEQRPVLWAPKWVDYSLKYGFGYQLSDGGSGVLFRDGSHMALHPQGGHVSYQPDQGTLWTFTLRDVPSPLRAKLAVLRLFACYMQRRLREEGTVPMSVTPASPDISLLSFIADSQAMVMLFSNGTVQVSLKTSQTQMVLSGEEENLLLTLQEPGRPAVGVSYTLDVLQSHGFTLAVHHHLRHGLHLLQSV from the exons ATGGAGCCCCGGTCCCGGCAGCGGCGGAGCCGCCAGCTTGTGGCCACCTTCCTGCGCGACCCAGGCTCGGGCCGCGTGTACCGCCGCGGGAAGCTGATCGGCAAG GGCGCCTTCAGCCGCTGCTACAAGCTCACGGACATGTCCACCAGCGCCGTGTTCGCTCTTAAGGTGGTGCCGAGGGGCGGAGCGGGGCGGCTGCGCCTGCGCGGGAag GTGGAGCGTGAGATCGCCCTGCATAGCCGCCTGCGCCACCGCAACATCGTGGCCTTCCACGCACACTTTGCTGACCGCGATCACGTGTACATGGTGCTGGAGTACTGTAGCCGCCAG TCCTTGGCTCATGTGCTGAAAGTGCGGCGGACTCTGACAGAGCCTGAAGTGCGCTATTACCTTCGGGGCCTGGTCAGTGGCCTGCGCTACCTGCACCAACAACGCATCGTGCACAGAGACCTGAAACCCA GTAATTTCTTCCTTAACAAGAACATGGAGGTTAAGATAGGTGACCTGGGGCTGGCTGCCCGTGTGGGGCCTGCTGGTCGCTGCCACAG GGTGCTCTGCGGGACTCCAAACTTCCAGGCACCTGAAGTGGTGTCCCGAAATGGACACTCGTGCAAATCTGACATCTGGGCTTTGGGGTGCATCAT GTACACGGTGCTGACAGGCACGCCACCCTTCGCCGCGGCACCCTTGTCAGAGATGTACCAAAACATCCGTGACGGCCACTACCTCGAGCCTACTCACCTGTCACCCAGCGCCCGCAGCCTCATTGCACGGCTCCTGGCACCGGACCCCGCCGAGCGGCCCAGCCTGGACCACTTACTGCAAGATGACTTCTTCAGTCAG GGCTTCACCCCGGAGCGGctgcctccacattcctgccACAGCCCGCCTGTGTTTGCCTTTCCCCCACCGCTGGGCAGGTTGTTCCGGAAGGTGGGCCAGCTCCTGCTAACCCAGTGCCGGCCACCTT GTCCCTTTACCTCAAAAGAGGCCTCAGGCCCTGAAGAAGAGGGCACAGAACCAGACCACATGGAGGCCAGCAACGAG GAAAGGGATCCTCTCTGCACCGAGGGCCGAATCCACCTCCTCACCCTTGGGACCCCGCGGACTGGCCTGGCGG GCCCAAAGGGGAGCTTGGCCCTGCAGCTGGAAGTGGCAACCAGAAAACTGTTCCTCTGCTTGGACGCAGGACCTATGG CTGGACAGGAACCCCCAGGGGAGCAGCGGCCTGTTCTCTGGGCTCCTAAGTGGGTGGATTACTCCCTCAAGTATGGCTTCGGCTACCAGCTGTCGGATGGGGGCAGTGGGGTGCTGTTTCGGGATGGCTCCCACATGGCCCTGCACCCCCAAGGCGG CCATGTCTCCTACCAACCTGACCAAGGGACTCTCTGGACCTTCACCCTAAGGGACGTCCCCAGCCCACTTCGTGCCAAGCTGGCTGTCCTGCGGCTCTTTGCCTGCTACATGCAGCGGCGTCTGCGGGAG GAGGGAACTGTGCCCATGTCTGTCACACCTGCCTCTCCTGACATCTCTCTGCTGAGCTTCATTGCTGACTCCCAGGCTATGGTCATGCTGTTTAGCAATGGGACAGTGCAG gtcaGCCTCAAAACCTCCCAAACCCAGATGGTGCTGAGTGGGGAAGAGGAGAACCTCCTGCTCACCCTCCAGGAGCCGGGGAGACCCGCTGTGGGCGTCTCATACACACTCGATGTCCTGCAGAGCCATGGCTTCACCCTTGCAGTCCACCATCACCTGCGCCATGGCCTGCATCTGCTCCAGAGTGTCTGA